A window of the Thiomicrospira microaerophila genome harbors these coding sequences:
- a CDS encoding aminotransferase class V-fold PLP-dependent enzyme produces MFDHAALRAQFPILKLTENGHPLTYLDNASTSQKPLSVIQAVEDYYSTQNANVHRGVYGLSERGTDAFETVRKKVQAFVNAKSYKEIIFVRGATEGVNLVAQSWGRHFLKAGDQVIVSEMEHHSNLVPWQMLREQIGIEVIKWPINERGELSLEDLAGLLNERTKLVAVTQMSNALGTINPIKQIVEMAHQAGAKVLVDGAQSTSHIKVDVQALDVDFLVFSGHKLYAPTGIGCLYAKQALLEAMPPYMGGGDMIYKVSFEQTEYNELPYKFEAGTPNIAGVIGLGAALDFINQLGFERIAQIEEELLHYATERLSQIEGLRIIGTAATKGAVVSFVIEGAHPHDLATLLDQDGVAVRASHHCAMPVMLKFNVPATVRASFGVYNNRDDIDRLVASIHEALDMLR; encoded by the coding sequence ATGTTTGATCATGCCGCGCTTAGAGCGCAATTTCCGATTCTCAAGCTAACAGAAAACGGTCATCCTTTAACCTATCTTGACAATGCCTCGACCAGTCAAAAACCCCTCTCGGTGATTCAAGCGGTTGAAGATTATTATTCAACACAAAACGCCAATGTGCATCGTGGTGTCTATGGGTTGAGCGAGCGCGGTACAGACGCTTTTGAAACGGTGCGTAAAAAAGTGCAGGCCTTTGTTAACGCAAAGTCCTATAAAGAAATCATCTTTGTGCGTGGTGCGACCGAAGGCGTCAATCTAGTTGCGCAAAGTTGGGGGCGTCATTTTCTAAAGGCTGGTGATCAAGTTATCGTATCGGAAATGGAGCATCACTCCAACCTGGTGCCCTGGCAAATGCTACGCGAACAAATCGGTATTGAGGTGATTAAGTGGCCGATCAATGAGCGCGGTGAACTCAGTTTGGAGGATCTAGCAGGCCTGCTTAACGAACGCACCAAACTGGTCGCGGTAACGCAAATGTCGAATGCCTTGGGCACGATTAACCCGATTAAACAGATTGTCGAGATGGCGCATCAGGCTGGGGCGAAAGTTTTGGTTGATGGCGCACAATCAACTTCGCACATCAAGGTTGATGTGCAAGCGCTGGATGTCGATTTTCTGGTGTTTTCCGGTCACAAACTCTATGCACCAACTGGTATCGGCTGTTTATATGCTAAACAAGCTTTGCTGGAGGCGATGCCGCCTTACATGGGCGGTGGCGACATGATTTATAAGGTGAGTTTTGAACAAACTGAATACAATGAGCTACCCTATAAGTTTGAAGCCGGTACGCCGAACATTGCCGGTGTGATAGGCTTAGGTGCGGCGTTGGACTTTATCAACCAACTCGGTTTTGAACGTATCGCCCAGATTGAAGAAGAACTATTGCATTACGCCACTGAGCGTTTGAGCCAGATTGAAGGTTTGCGGATTATTGGCACGGCGGCAACTAAAGGCGCGGTGGTGTCGTTTGTGATTGAGGGAGCGCATCCGCATGACTTGGCGACGCTGCTTGATCAAGATGGCGTCGCGGTGCGCGCCAGCCATCATTGCGCGATGCCGGTGATGCTGAAATTCAATGTGCCGGCCACGGTGCGCGCATCGTTTGGTGTTTACAATAATAGAGATGACATTGATCGCCTAGTTGCGTCTATTCATGAAGCCTTGGATATGTTACGCTAA
- a CDS encoding response regulator transcription factor encodes MNILLVEDQAIISESLVRVLESRHFQVMAYQSAEALMASDTEVLDCQLAIVDISLPGMDGITLSKRLRAMNPSLGIIILTMHKDLNHKLQSYEAGADLFLTKPVPAVELLAAIQSLVKRLKLTEIHEPLMLRFDPIKQKLTLGENFSEALSFKETKILQALLQAKQQQLEHWELLELNNLDLSNKGRKQLEVIMSRLRQKLVRISGLYDSLLAVRGMGYRLTLEIELQLS; translated from the coding sequence ATGAATATATTGCTGGTTGAAGACCAGGCTATTATTAGTGAGTCTTTGGTTAGAGTGCTTGAATCCAGGCATTTTCAAGTCATGGCCTATCAATCTGCTGAAGCATTAATGGCATCTGATACTGAAGTTTTGGATTGTCAGCTGGCAATTGTTGATATTAGTTTGCCTGGAATGGATGGCATTACCCTATCTAAACGTCTGCGCGCGATGAACCCTAGCCTGGGTATTATTATTCTTACTATGCACAAGGATTTAAATCATAAGCTTCAAAGCTATGAAGCGGGTGCAGACCTGTTTTTAACCAAACCCGTGCCTGCTGTCGAACTCTTGGCGGCTATTCAGTCCTTAGTTAAACGTTTGAAACTGACTGAGATTCACGAACCTCTAATGCTTAGATTTGATCCGATTAAACAGAAACTAACCTTAGGAGAAAATTTTAGTGAAGCGCTGAGTTTTAAAGAAACCAAAATTTTACAAGCCTTGCTGCAAGCAAAGCAGCAACAGTTGGAGCATTGGGAGTTATTGGAATTAAATAATTTGGATTTGAGTAATAAAGGACGTAAGCAACTGGAAGTCATCATGTCACGCTTACGCCAAAAGTTAGTTCGAATCAGTGGGCTGTATGATAGTTTGCTGGCCGTACGCGGAATGGGTTATAGGTTAACGCTAGAAATAGAACTGCAGTTGAGTTAG
- the sufD gene encoding Fe-S cluster assembly protein SufD: MTTLSKPMKKFSPVAQSAMDFYIALSESLSLQAGQPDLAAFRRDASARFAEQGFPSRRDEDWKYTPVTGFLQTHYQVSGGAKIDASQIKKLLPPFDVTHLVFIDGYFSETYSDDISELPRGLNIEPVKDVLDFSQGHCALMSHEDKIQAEPFGCLNSMLFDDGVLISLEPHCQVERPILCSFLQTQDRHANTVRNKVVLAHGAQLTLIQQHVTTQSDLNALDNVVSEIEIAEHANLQQIILQDLATQGAYFGLQMIDQAEKSVFNSVYVGLGAALSRHQNVLMMDGEHIESNQSSACLATGKQVMDTRTHTEHQAWWGVSRQLHKLVLDDQAVGVFNGMIKVHQGAQKTDGQMDNKNLLLSKTAQVDSKPQLEIYADDVKCSHGSASGQISDEQIFYLRARGINQADARRLVTQAFLLEPLETVASAKAQAWLSNQLTQKLNGNTQA; encoded by the coding sequence ATGACCACCTTATCCAAGCCCATGAAGAAGTTTAGTCCGGTCGCGCAAAGCGCGATGGATTTTTACATCGCGCTGTCTGAATCACTGAGCCTACAGGCGGGTCAGCCTGATTTGGCCGCCTTTCGTCGTGATGCGTCAGCCCGTTTTGCCGAACAGGGTTTTCCCAGTCGTCGTGATGAAGATTGGAAATATACCCCGGTAACCGGGTTTTTGCAGACGCATTATCAGGTATCGGGCGGTGCAAAAATTGACGCTTCGCAAATCAAAAAGCTTTTGCCCCCGTTTGATGTCACCCATTTGGTGTTTATTGACGGTTATTTTAGCGAAACCTATTCCGATGATATTAGCGAACTCCCACGTGGTTTAAATATTGAACCGGTAAAGGATGTGCTGGATTTTTCGCAGGGACATTGTGCTTTAATGAGCCATGAAGACAAGATACAAGCAGAACCTTTTGGTTGTTTGAATTCGATGTTATTTGATGATGGGGTACTCATTAGCCTTGAACCACATTGTCAGGTCGAACGCCCTATTTTATGTAGCTTTTTACAAACCCAAGATCGCCATGCCAATACGGTAAGAAACAAGGTCGTGCTGGCACATGGTGCGCAGCTAACGCTGATACAGCAGCATGTTACTACCCAATCAGACTTGAATGCGTTAGATAACGTGGTGTCTGAAATTGAAATTGCAGAACATGCCAACTTGCAGCAGATTATTCTGCAAGACCTTGCTACTCAAGGCGCTTATTTTGGTTTGCAGATGATTGATCAAGCTGAAAAGTCGGTGTTTAATTCGGTTTATGTCGGCCTAGGTGCCGCCTTGTCGCGTCATCAGAATGTATTGATGATGGATGGTGAACATATTGAATCCAATCAATCCAGTGCCTGTTTAGCCACCGGCAAACAAGTGATGGATACCCGCACCCATACCGAGCACCAGGCCTGGTGGGGAGTCAGCCGTCAATTACACAAATTGGTGTTAGATGATCAGGCTGTTGGCGTGTTTAATGGCATGATTAAGGTGCATCAAGGCGCGCAAAAAACTGATGGACAGATGGATAACAAGAACTTGTTGTTATCAAAAACCGCCCAAGTGGATAGCAAGCCGCAGCTTGAAATCTATGCCGATGATGTCAAGTGTTCACATGGTTCAGCGTCAGGTCAAATTAGCGATGAACAGATCTTTTACCTGCGCGCTCGAGGTATTAACCAAGCCGATGCACGACGTTTAGTGACCCAAGCTTTCCTGCTTGAGCCGCTTGAAACCGTCGCGTCAGCTAAGGCGCAGGCCTGGTTATCGAATCAGTTGACACAAAAGCTCAATGGCAATACCCAAGCTTAA
- the sufC gene encoding Fe-S cluster assembly ATPase SufC, with product MLLDIQNLQAQVEDKQILKGINLQVNPGEVHAIMGPNGSGKSTLSSVLAGREDYEVTAGTVAYQGEDLLEIDAEERAQKGIFLAFQYPVEIPGVSNKLFMQTAVNAVREARGQAPLDMFDFDQLAMEKMKALHMSPLMLERSVNVGFSGGEKKRNDIFQMAMLEPKLCILDETDSGLDIDALRIVADGVNSLRSPERSFIVVTHYQRLLDYIKPDFVHVLYNGQIIKSGGFELAQELEEKGYDHLIQAHEEV from the coding sequence ATGTTACTAGATATTCAAAATCTACAAGCCCAGGTCGAAGATAAACAGATTCTTAAAGGGATTAATCTTCAAGTAAATCCCGGTGAAGTGCATGCCATTATGGGGCCGAACGGTTCAGGCAAAAGCACCCTGTCAAGTGTATTGGCCGGGCGTGAAGACTATGAAGTCACCGCGGGGACCGTCGCCTACCAAGGCGAAGACCTGTTAGAAATTGATGCTGAAGAACGCGCGCAAAAAGGTATTTTCTTAGCCTTTCAATATCCGGTAGAAATTCCGGGAGTGTCGAATAAATTGTTTATGCAAACCGCCGTGAATGCCGTGCGTGAAGCACGCGGTCAAGCGCCGCTAGATATGTTTGATTTTGATCAATTAGCGATGGAAAAAATGAAAGCCTTGCACATGTCACCGCTGATGTTGGAGCGTTCAGTGAATGTCGGCTTTTCCGGTGGTGAAAAGAAACGTAATGACATTTTCCAAATGGCAATGCTTGAGCCTAAGCTGTGTATTTTGGATGAAACCGATTCGGGCTTGGATATTGATGCGTTGCGCATTGTTGCCGATGGTGTTAACAGTTTACGTTCGCCGGAGCGCAGTTTTATTGTGGTCACCCATTACCAGCGTTTGTTGGATTATATTAAGCCTGATTTTGTCCATGTGCTTTATAACGGCCAGATTATTAAATCAGGTGGCTTTGAATTGGCGCAAGAACTAGAGGAGAAGGGGTATGACCACCTTATCCAAGCCCATGAAGAAGTTTAG
- a CDS encoding hybrid sensor histidine kinase/response regulator — protein sequence MTMFFSSLLAAVLLALMAKLYTEQHQRQVIAETLTANAVLSQMVDTTLSQRKTALTQFSSLMHDGEQLLPVDQLQAILDQRIVLHHMYNGGLLILDAEAMGLVDSPNLPGRVGTDYSDRPHVVWVSQQREPYISPPFLGRRLQAPIFIVNTPILSDTNQLLGYMIGIMLLEQDELMVQVFEKFKREQERAFLIDLEQRVFVSSTDPQFVFQPIEQWLDESLIQALENQQTSGYVLSMNGEPQFFSAYPLAQTPWVQVSVIDPSSMLAPTRKMLSDMLMLGLLLFLIGLPLFYVLMTRQLKPLCEAAKSLRNAPHQPVPYQSNSKQQDEVGQLIQAFNDSLYLQQTQRKKLEQARHDAELADATKSRFLAVMSHEIRTPLAGILGLADIGIQNPNSTEKMHDCLKKIHLSGENLRELLNDILDLSKIDAGQLQIQSKPFDLKQLLHDIERQYAPLAQQKGLRWSMVLDSQLQPAYCGDRQRLLQVLNNLISNALKFTEQGGVNLFVSCISNAENSAEPHQAWLAFGVEDSGIGISEDQQTLLFQPFQQGHDSVSQFYGGSGLGLFISQDLVRLMGSEGIHVSSQAGQGSCFSFNLPLGVCSDQQLQSLLAEQQVMIDAGQRLLNSTGFHGSVLIVEDMPINRQVLMEWLERVGFDCYLAENGEEAVAMVKQTPFDLVLMDKQMPKMNGFEASLAIREFNRDLPIIGISAHASEFERQAALQAGMNVLLSKPVDSQVLRTMIARLLNQESVDLSQFEMQSDEPVFLIENQAWINQQQGLACVDNQPRLYNQMLLRFKSQWPEESAKLLEQLDGLVNLRQDPRVSSQDYRQAWLSACRQIHRLRGLCATIGAERLEELLICLDKNLAHYHLPDTLFIEQWHQTVKHTLATITT from the coding sequence ATGACGATGTTTTTTTCATCGTTGTTGGCTGCGGTGTTATTGGCGTTAATGGCGAAACTCTACACTGAGCAACATCAGCGTCAGGTTATTGCAGAAACTCTGACCGCCAATGCGGTGTTAAGCCAAATGGTTGACACCACCTTGTCGCAGCGCAAAACAGCATTGACCCAGTTTTCTAGCCTGATGCACGATGGTGAGCAGTTGTTGCCGGTTGATCAGTTACAAGCAATCCTCGATCAGCGGATTGTATTGCATCATATGTATAATGGCGGTTTGCTAATACTTGATGCTGAGGCGATGGGTTTAGTGGACTCGCCGAATTTGCCTGGTCGAGTCGGAACGGACTACAGTGATCGCCCTCATGTGGTTTGGGTTTCGCAGCAACGTGAACCCTATATTTCCCCTCCTTTTTTAGGTCGCCGCTTACAAGCGCCAATATTCATCGTGAATACGCCGATTCTTTCTGATACTAACCAGCTCCTTGGTTACATGATCGGCATTATGCTGCTTGAGCAAGATGAGCTGATGGTTCAAGTGTTTGAAAAGTTCAAGCGTGAGCAGGAAAGAGCGTTTCTAATCGACCTTGAACAGCGTGTATTTGTCAGCTCAACGGATCCCCAGTTTGTTTTTCAACCTATCGAGCAGTGGTTGGATGAGTCCTTAATTCAGGCGTTGGAAAATCAACAAACGAGTGGCTATGTTTTGAGCATGAACGGTGAACCTCAATTTTTCAGCGCCTACCCGTTAGCCCAAACCCCGTGGGTTCAGGTATCGGTGATTGATCCGTCCAGCATGTTGGCACCCACTCGAAAAATGCTATCTGATATGTTGATGTTAGGTTTGCTGTTATTTTTGATTGGTTTACCTTTGTTTTATGTTTTAATGACACGCCAGTTAAAACCCCTATGTGAAGCAGCGAAAAGTTTAAGAAACGCACCGCATCAACCGGTGCCCTATCAATCAAACTCGAAGCAGCAAGATGAGGTTGGTCAGTTAATTCAAGCCTTTAATGATTCGCTTTATCTTCAACAAACTCAGCGCAAAAAATTAGAACAGGCTCGTCATGATGCCGAACTGGCGGATGCAACCAAGTCTCGGTTTTTGGCAGTGATGAGTCATGAGATTCGTACCCCATTAGCCGGAATATTGGGTTTGGCTGACATTGGGATTCAAAACCCTAACTCAACCGAAAAAATGCATGATTGTTTAAAAAAGATTCATTTGTCGGGTGAAAACCTGCGCGAACTGCTGAACGACATCTTAGATCTTTCTAAAATTGATGCCGGTCAGTTACAGATTCAATCCAAACCCTTTGATTTAAAACAGCTGTTGCATGATATTGAACGCCAATATGCCCCTCTGGCTCAGCAAAAAGGTTTGCGTTGGTCAATGGTTTTAGACAGCCAGCTTCAACCGGCCTACTGTGGTGATCGGCAAAGATTGTTACAGGTGTTAAATAATTTGATTAGTAATGCGCTAAAGTTTACCGAACAAGGTGGGGTGAATCTGTTTGTAAGCTGTATTTCAAATGCTGAAAACTCGGCAGAGCCTCATCAGGCTTGGCTCGCTTTCGGTGTTGAGGATTCTGGGATAGGGATTTCAGAGGATCAGCAAACCTTATTGTTTCAGCCTTTCCAGCAGGGCCATGATTCGGTTAGTCAGTTTTACGGCGGCTCAGGTTTGGGGTTATTTATCAGCCAAGATTTGGTGAGGTTAATGGGTTCAGAGGGCATTCATGTTTCCAGTCAAGCTGGGCAAGGCAGTTGTTTTAGTTTTAACCTGCCCTTAGGTGTGTGTTCTGATCAGCAGCTGCAGTCCTTGTTGGCTGAACAGCAAGTCATGATTGATGCTGGCCAGCGCTTGCTAAATTCAACGGGTTTTCACGGCAGTGTTTTAATCGTCGAAGATATGCCGATTAATCGACAAGTGTTAATGGAGTGGTTAGAGCGTGTTGGGTTTGACTGTTATTTGGCCGAGAATGGTGAAGAAGCCGTAGCGATGGTCAAACAAACTCCGTTTGACTTGGTGTTAATGGATAAGCAGATGCCAAAAATGAATGGCTTTGAGGCGAGCCTTGCAATACGTGAATTTAATCGCGATTTGCCGATTATTGGCATTAGTGCTCATGCCTCCGAGTTTGAGCGTCAAGCCGCATTGCAAGCAGGAATGAATGTATTGCTAAGTAAGCCGGTTGATAGTCAAGTTCTGCGGACTATGATCGCTCGCCTGTTAAATCAAGAGTCGGTGGATTTGAGTCAGTTTGAAATGCAATCCGATGAGCCGGTTTTTCTTATCGAGAACCAGGCCTGGATTAATCAGCAGCAGGGGTTGGCTTGTGTTGATAACCAGCCGCGGCTCTATAATCAAATGCTTTTGCGCTTCAAATCACAGTGGCCGGAAGAAAGTGCAAAGCTGCTCGAACAACTTGACGGATTAGTGAATCTGCGTCAAGACCCGCGGGTTTCCAGTCAAGATTATCGCCAGGCCTGGTTGTCAGCCTGTCGGCAAATACATCGTTTAAGGGGGTTGTGCGCAACCATTGGGGCAGAGCGCCTAGAGGAGTTGTTGATTTGTCTTGACAAGAACCTTGCGCATTATCACCTACCTGATACACTGTTTATCGAGCAGTGGCACCAAACGGTTAAGCATACACTGGCGACTATAACAACCTAG
- a CDS encoding methyl-accepting chemotaxis protein → MANRIHIPKHYVLYSTTDLRGTIVTASDDFVKVSGYQKQEMIGQPHNMIRHPSVPKQVFADMWATLKQGRTWSATVVNRARNGDEYWVNANASPIVEDGQITGYVSVRVPATEEDIAAAQQAYRLIDEGKLVFKNSLARKPWDIKFDWFRDRKLFQKIMFPIIALFIVGGVVTAERMNHMKNESLYAAGQNSASDMITMAMNSRAFYMEEIVPKVRAAGMQLSHEYATHPTHLPLAANVMLALGEMSKQSGDGNEVGEVKLFSAHPFKFRGPANLDAFEKAALEALTQNPDVPYIELEQYQGKPYFRMAVPDFMTAQACLNCHNHDPNSTKQDWKIGDVRGAISARIPMQDLEKAIAKPVLQLEITLMIIALIILAVTYWLISLLRIRLRKLREAVDYVEQTGDLTQRVQDKSNDAIGMTINKFNSLQNYVLNAITQVGAGARAISEGDFSQSATGAKGSFVPLQDAINSAASSLDGTMNELTKVMNGLEQGQFDIKMDPKVPQAFRDQVERALSSIDHVMTDIISVMKKMEEGDFHYRVKAEAQGELAELKQAINTSMDAMSEAISKISEVVAAQAAGDLTAQLPSGRFRGELHNLKNAINYSLEKIKDVVAVVSDAANSVNAASQEVSQGSLNLSDRVQEQAASLEETSATMEQMNATIQQNTENTDHASKLAVQVQTKAQQGREVMEKTIQAMQGIKASSHKISEIVTLIDGIAFQTNLLALNAAVEAARAGEHGRGFAVVAGEVRGLAQKSAEAAKDIKKLITESVSRIEEGTQLADDSGEALKEVAHSIDEVAGLVVQIANATREQAAGMHQVHDAITKIDGVTQQNAALVEETAAAAESLSDQSSILRREMSFFTTGSQLAQPKAIAAKPVNKPKSVGNSAQSGSFNKQQPSGDDWAEF, encoded by the coding sequence ATGGCAAATCGTATTCACATTCCTAAGCACTATGTTTTGTATAGTACCACTGACTTGCGCGGCACGATTGTGACGGCTTCAGATGACTTTGTAAAAGTCAGCGGCTATCAAAAACAAGAAATGATTGGTCAGCCGCATAATATGATTCGTCATCCGAGTGTCCCTAAGCAGGTTTTTGCTGATATGTGGGCCACCTTAAAACAGGGACGAACCTGGTCTGCTACGGTGGTCAATCGTGCTAGAAATGGTGATGAATATTGGGTCAATGCTAATGCCTCGCCGATAGTTGAAGACGGTCAAATTACCGGTTATGTTTCAGTACGTGTGCCTGCAACGGAAGAGGATATTGCTGCCGCGCAACAGGCCTATCGTTTAATTGACGAAGGCAAGCTTGTTTTCAAAAATAGTCTAGCGCGTAAGCCATGGGATATTAAGTTCGACTGGTTCCGAGATAGAAAACTTTTCCAAAAAATCATGTTCCCGATTATAGCCTTGTTTATCGTGGGTGGCGTCGTGACGGCTGAACGCATGAATCATATGAAAAATGAAAGCCTTTATGCCGCCGGGCAAAACTCGGCTTCAGATATGATTACGATGGCGATGAACTCACGTGCGTTTTATATGGAAGAAATCGTACCTAAGGTTCGAGCCGCCGGAATGCAGTTAAGTCATGAATATGCTACCCATCCGACCCATCTTCCGTTAGCGGCTAACGTGATGCTGGCACTGGGTGAAATGTCAAAACAGTCCGGCGATGGTAATGAGGTGGGTGAAGTTAAATTGTTCAGTGCGCATCCATTTAAGTTCAGAGGGCCTGCAAATTTGGATGCGTTTGAAAAAGCAGCACTTGAGGCATTGACTCAAAATCCGGATGTCCCTTATATCGAGCTTGAACAGTATCAAGGTAAACCCTATTTCAGAATGGCGGTACCCGATTTTATGACCGCGCAAGCCTGTTTGAATTGCCATAACCATGATCCAAACAGTACCAAGCAGGATTGGAAAATAGGCGATGTACGCGGTGCGATTTCGGCGCGTATTCCGATGCAAGACCTTGAAAAAGCGATTGCTAAGCCGGTATTACAGTTAGAAATCACGCTGATGATTATTGCATTGATTATTCTTGCAGTCACCTATTGGCTGATTAGTCTGTTAAGAATTCGTTTACGCAAGCTTCGTGAAGCAGTCGATTATGTTGAACAAACCGGTGATCTGACGCAGCGTGTTCAGGATAAGTCGAATGATGCGATTGGGATGACAATTAACAAGTTTAATTCATTACAAAACTATGTCCTGAATGCGATCACCCAAGTCGGAGCAGGCGCTAGAGCGATCAGTGAAGGCGATTTTAGCCAGAGCGCAACTGGTGCTAAAGGGAGTTTTGTGCCCTTGCAGGATGCGATTAACTCGGCTGCAAGCAGCTTAGATGGCACGATGAATGAACTCACGAAGGTAATGAACGGCCTTGAACAGGGGCAGTTTGACATTAAAATGGATCCCAAGGTGCCTCAAGCCTTCCGAGACCAGGTTGAGCGGGCGTTATCCAGTATTGACCATGTTATGACCGACATTATTTCAGTAATGAAAAAGATGGAAGAAGGCGATTTCCATTACCGTGTCAAAGCCGAAGCGCAGGGTGAGTTGGCAGAGTTAAAACAAGCGATTAATACCTCGATGGATGCGATGTCTGAGGCGATTAGTAAAATTTCAGAAGTGGTTGCGGCTCAAGCTGCCGGCGATCTAACGGCTCAGCTGCCGTCAGGACGATTTAGAGGGGAGTTGCATAATCTTAAAAATGCGATTAACTATTCTTTAGAGAAGATAAAAGACGTTGTTGCGGTGGTTTCCGATGCTGCCAATAGTGTGAATGCGGCTTCCCAAGAGGTCTCTCAAGGCTCGTTAAATCTTAGCGATCGAGTACAAGAGCAGGCGGCCTCACTCGAGGAAACCTCCGCAACGATGGAGCAGATGAATGCAACGATTCAACAAAATACTGAAAACACCGACCATGCTTCAAAACTAGCCGTTCAGGTACAGACCAAGGCTCAACAAGGGCGTGAGGTGATGGAAAAAACCATCCAAGCGATGCAAGGCATTAAAGCGTCCAGCCATAAGATTTCAGAAATAGTTACCTTGATTGATGGGATTGCGTTTCAAACTAACTTGCTCGCACTGAATGCCGCGGTCGAAGCGGCACGAGCTGGTGAGCATGGTCGAGGCTTTGCGGTGGTGGCTGGCGAGGTGCGTGGCTTGGCACAAAAATCCGCAGAAGCCGCCAAAGATATTAAAAAGTTGATCACGGAAAGCGTCAGTCGAATTGAAGAAGGTACGCAGTTAGCCGATGATTCCGGTGAAGCATTAAAAGAAGTGGCGCATTCGATTGATGAAGTAGCAGGCCTGGTGGTGCAGATTGCAAATGCGACCCGAGAACAAGCGGCGGGGATGCATCAGGTACATGATGCCATTACCAAAATTGATGGTGTAACTCAGCAAAACGCGGCGTTGGTTGAAGAAACGGCAGCGGCAGCAGAGAGCTTGAGTGATCAATCCTCGATTTTACGGCGTGAGATGAGTTTTTTTACCACAGGTAGTCAGTTAGCTCAGCCCAAAGCGATTGCAGCAAAGCCAGTAAATAAACCTAAGTCTGTTGGCAATAGCGCTCAATCGGGATCGTTCAACAAACAGCAGCCTTCTGGCGATGATTGGGCTGAGTTTTAA